One window from the genome of Patescibacteria group bacterium encodes:
- the rplA gene encoding 50S ribosomal protein L1 yields the protein MSPQGTRYQEAEKLVDANKSYSPEEALALVKQTSKVKFDASVEAHYHLGIDPKKGEQQVRGVVTLPHGTGKSKRVAVFAEGDKAEEAKKAGADVVGGEELIKEIKSSEKIEFDVAVATPNMMKALSGVAKILGPKGLMPSPKNETVTMEVGKTVAALKKGKVTFKNDDTGNIHQVIGKVSWEPKMLLENFKSFHEAVRKAKPATSKGTYFLTITLTSSMGPGVRVGV from the coding sequence ATGTCTCCACAAGGTACACGTTATCAGGAAGCAGAAAAACTCGTTGATGCCAATAAATCATATTCTCCCGAGGAAGCGCTCGCGCTGGTGAAGCAAACCTCAAAGGTGAAGTTTGACGCGTCAGTAGAGGCGCATTACCACCTTGGCATAGATCCCAAAAAGGGCGAACAGCAAGTCCGCGGAGTGGTGACCCTGCCCCACGGCACGGGCAAATCCAAGCGCGTGGCAGTATTTGCCGAAGGGGACAAAGCGGAAGAAGCCAAAAAGGCGGGCGCGGACGTGGTAGGAGGGGAAGAGCTGATAAAAGAGATTAAGAGTTCTGAAAAGATCGAATTTGACGTAGCCGTCGCCACGCCAAACATGATGAAAGCGCTCTCCGGAGTCGCAAAAATTTTAGGCCCCAAAGGTTTAATGCCCTCGCCTAAGAATGAGACCGTGACTATGGAGGTGGGGAAAACGGTGGCCGCGCTCAAAAAAGGGAAGGTGACTTTTAAAAATGACGATACCGGCAACATCCATCAGGTGATCGGCAAGGTGAGCTGGGAACCGAAGATGCTTTTGGAGAACTTCAAGTCATTCCATGAAGCGGTGCGGAAAGCAAAGCCCGCAACTTCTAAGGGAAC
- the rplK gene encoding 50S ribosomal protein L11: MAKKIKTIIKLQIPGGRATPAPPVGTALGPHGLNISDFVSKFNEASKDRAGEVTPVELTVYEDRTFTFILKTPPAAELLKKAAGIEKGSGKPLQEKVGKVTRAQVKEIALKKMPDLNTTDIEAGMRIIEGTARQMGITVVD, from the coding sequence ATGGCTAAAAAGATCAAGACTATCATCAAATTGCAGATTCCAGGGGGGCGAGCGACGCCTGCGCCGCCGGTCGGCACCGCGTTGGGGCCGCATGGCTTAAATATTTCTGATTTCGTCTCAAAATTTAATGAGGCGTCCAAAGATCGGGCGGGCGAGGTGACTCCCGTGGAGCTGACGGTCTATGAAGACCGCACGTTCACCTTCATATTAAAAACGCCCCCTGCCGCCGAGCTTTTGAAGAAAGCGGCGGGCATCGAGAAGGGATCAGGAAAGCCTTTGCAGGAAAAAGTGGGGAAAGTAACACGTGCGCAAGTGAAGGAAATTGCGCTGAAGAAGATGCCTGATTTGAATACCACGGACATCGAGGCGGGGATGCGCATTATCGAAGGCACCGCGCGGCAGATGGGAATTACGGTTGTTGATTAG
- the nusG gene encoding transcription termination/antitermination protein NusG encodes MPRQTQQLGRRWYVLHTYSGYEENVARNLKQRIESMDMGDKIYNILIPTETKIKIKGGKRKTVREKIFPGYVLVEMVVTDDSWYVVRNTPNVTGFVGSGTTPTPVSDEEIKLLQKRMGVEEPKYQIDVSVGSPVRIVDGPFKDFEGKISSVDEARGKVKVLISMFGRETPVELDFLQVKKI; translated from the coding sequence ATGCCTCGTCAAACGCAACAACTTGGCCGCCGTTGGTATGTGCTCCATACCTACTCTGGCTATGAGGAAAATGTCGCGCGGAATCTGAAACAGCGCATTGAGTCCATGGACATGGGTGATAAAATTTACAATATTCTTATCCCGACGGAAACGAAAATAAAAATCAAGGGCGGCAAGCGGAAGACAGTCCGCGAGAAGATTTTCCCCGGATACGTGCTGGTGGAAATGGTCGTTACCGATGACTCATGGTACGTGGTGCGCAATACTCCCAACGTGACAGGGTTCGTGGGTTCCGGCACTACGCCCACGCCGGTATCCGATGAAGAGATAAAATTGCTCCAGAAGCGCATGGGTGTGGAAGAGCCGAAGTATCAGATTGATGTGAGCGTGGGATCGCCGGTGCGCATCGTGGACGGCCCGTTTAAAGATTTTGAAGGGAAGATTTCATCAGTTGATGAAGCGCGCGGCAAAGTGAAAGTACTCATCTCAATGTTCGGCAGGGAAACGCCCGTGGAACTTGATTTTCTGCAGGTGAAAAAGATTTAA